The following proteins come from a genomic window of Halomicroarcula saliterrae:
- a CDS encoding tubulin/FtsZ family protein produces MHVAVIGFGNAGGKIADAILEFEADTGRALCKDVLAVNAAEIDLSKLQRIPEERRLLVGQTHERVKGRGVGADPELGAEVTRRDLGEIDRALDSVPMYEVDAFLVVAGLGGGTGSGGAPVLSEHLREMYAEPVYGLGVLPSTDEGGRASLNAARSLQSFTDATDSLVLFDNDAWRQAGESMESGYDHANTELARRVTTLLGAGALDDSMVSETAMDASDINRTLSTDGVSTIAYASAELDRTTRSGLLDQFRENGHAESDTDYAQKVHGLVRRAVRARLTCPAEVDSAERSLVVVSGPPEELSRKGLQHARQWLESETDSVEVLAGDDPRENATELSAAVLLSNVTTVPRVDELQKRAVDAQSRIEADEAARDDEVAELITDENDQLDPL; encoded by the coding sequence ATGCACGTGGCCGTCATCGGGTTCGGGAACGCCGGCGGAAAGATCGCGGACGCCATACTGGAGTTCGAGGCCGACACCGGCCGCGCGCTCTGCAAGGACGTCCTCGCCGTCAACGCCGCCGAAATCGACCTGTCGAAACTCCAGCGTATCCCCGAGGAACGGCGGCTGCTCGTCGGGCAGACCCACGAGCGTGTCAAGGGCCGCGGCGTCGGTGCCGACCCCGAATTGGGCGCCGAGGTGACGCGTCGCGACCTCGGCGAGATAGACCGGGCGCTCGACAGCGTCCCGATGTACGAGGTCGACGCGTTCCTCGTCGTCGCCGGCCTCGGCGGCGGCACCGGCAGCGGCGGTGCCCCCGTTCTCAGCGAACACCTCCGGGAGATGTACGCCGAGCCGGTGTACGGCCTGGGTGTCCTCCCCAGCACTGACGAGGGCGGGCGGGCGTCACTGAACGCTGCCCGCTCGCTGCAGTCCTTCACCGACGCGACGGACAGCCTCGTCCTCTTCGACAACGACGCCTGGCGACAGGCCGGCGAATCGATGGAGAGCGGCTACGACCACGCCAACACCGAACTCGCTCGCCGGGTGACGACACTGCTCGGTGCCGGCGCGCTCGACGACTCGATGGTCTCGGAGACCGCGATGGACGCGAGCGACATCAACCGGACGCTGTCGACCGACGGCGTGAGTACCATCGCCTACGCGAGCGCCGAACTGGACCGCACCACCAGGTCCGGCCTGCTCGACCAGTTCCGGGAGAACGGCCACGCGGAGAGCGACACCGACTACGCACAGAAGGTCCACGGGCTCGTCCGGCGGGCCGTCAGAGCGCGCCTGACCTGTCCCGCCGAGGTCGACTCCGCGGAGCGCTCGCTCGTCGTCGTCTCCGGCCCGCCCGAAGAGCTCTCCCGGAAGGGGCTCCAGCACGCCCGCCAGTGGCTCGAATCGGAGACCGACAGCGTGGAAGTGCTGGCCGGTGACGACCCGCGTGAGAACGCGACCGAGCTCTCCGCAGCCGTGCTCCTCTCGAACGTGACGACCGTTCCGCGCGTCGACGAACTCCAGAAGCGGGCCGTCGACGCCCAGTCGAGAATCGAGGCCGACGAGGCGGCCCGCGA